One Halarcobacter ebronensis genomic window carries:
- a CDS encoding KdsC family phosphatase encodes MIELIVLDVDGTLTDGGITYTNSGDEIKTFNVADGLAIATWTKRMGKKAAIITGRTSKIVEQRGKDLAITHLHQGIKDKYAVLEEIIKKEGLSWNQVAAIGDDLNDYKMLKKVGLSFVPAGGSKYVKNIANIVCEASGGHGAVREMIEYIVKEDGLEEEFIRVWL; translated from the coding sequence ATGATTGAATTAATTGTTCTTGATGTTGATGGAACATTAACTGATGGTGGAATTACTTATACAAATAGTGGAGATGAGATAAAAACATTTAATGTTGCTGATGGTTTAGCAATTGCAACTTGGACAAAAAGAATGGGAAAAAAAGCTGCCATAATTACAGGAAGAACCTCTAAAATTGTTGAACAAAGAGGTAAAGATTTGGCAATAACTCATCTTCATCAAGGGATTAAAGATAAATATGCAGTTTTAGAAGAGATTATTAAGAAAGAGGGACTCTCTTGGAATCAAGTTGCTGCTATTGGTGATGACTTAAATGACTATAAGATGTTAAAAAAAGTTGGTCTATCTTTTGTTCCTGCTGGTGGTTCAAAATATGTTAAAAATATTGCAAATATAGTTTGTGAAGCCTCTGGCGGACATGGTGCAGTTAGAGAGATGATAGAGTATATTGTAAAAGAAGATGGATTAGAAGAGGAATTTATTAGAGTATGGCTGTAA
- the hisB gene encoding imidazoleglycerol-phosphate dehydratase HisB, with amino-acid sequence MTELKRETKETNISCRVDIQGTGSSKIDTGIGFFDHMLEALSKHSGIDIELNCKGDLHIDAHHSVEDCGIVLGKALKEEIFPIKNVERYGNATVVMDEAATTCALDLSNRPFLVYEVNISGKVGEFDVELAEEFFNALVMNSGVTCHIINDRGRNKHHILEASFKAFAVALRRALVENTKLGVPSTKGVL; translated from the coding sequence ATGACTGAGTTAAAAAGAGAGACAAAAGAGACAAATATTAGTTGTAGAGTTGATATTCAAGGAACAGGAAGTTCTAAAATAGATACTGGAATTGGTTTTTTTGATCATATGTTAGAAGCTTTATCAAAACATAGTGGAATTGATATTGAGTTAAATTGTAAAGGTGATTTACATATTGATGCTCACCATAGCGTAGAAGATTGTGGAATTGTTTTAGGTAAAGCTTTAAAAGAAGAGATTTTCCCTATTAAAAATGTTGAAAGATATGGTAATGCAACAGTAGTTATGGATGAAGCAGCAACAACTTGTGCTTTAGATTTATCAAATAGACCTTTTTTGGTTTATGAAGTAAATATTAGTGGAAAAGTTGGAGAGTTTGATGTTGAACTTGCAGAAGAGTTTTTTAATGCTTTAGTTATGAATTCTGGAGTTACCTGTCATATAATCAATGATAGAGGAAGAAATAAACATCATATATTAGAAGCTAGTTTTAAAGCCTTTGCTGTGGCGTTAAGAAGAGCTTTGGTTGAAAACACTAAACTTGGAGTACCTAGTACAAAAGGTGTTCTATGA
- a CDS encoding septal ring lytic transglycosylase RlpA family protein, which translates to MKLLLDRKKVLSLSFIVISVFLYSGCSTKSTNYSYGNSGEYKAIPKQEIRNSEAMHRATMRPYQIAGKWYYPTLAKVGDEQRGIASWYGPNFHAKRTSNGEIYNMYAMTAAHKTLPMNTMVKVENLDNGKSTIVRVNDRGPFVSGRIIDLSNKAAHEVDMVGRGTANVKITVLGFHAKIAQTKAEKEETATVGKYFVQVGAFRRYEGAKITKEKFEVALERGYSVIIKEGIYLDEPINRVWVAGFRSEEEAKDFKDKNGLNSAMIIAE; encoded by the coding sequence ATAAAATTGTTATTAGATAGAAAAAAAGTTTTATCTTTATCTTTTATTGTAATTTCTGTTTTTTTATATAGTGGATGTTCTACTAAAAGTACAAATTATAGCTATGGAAATAGTGGAGAGTATAAAGCTATTCCAAAACAAGAGATAAGAAATTCTGAGGCAATGCATAGGGCAACTATGAGACCTTATCAAATCGCAGGAAAATGGTACTATCCAACATTAGCTAAAGTTGGAGATGAGCAAAGAGGAATTGCTTCTTGGTATGGACCAAATTTTCATGCAAAAAGAACTTCAAATGGTGAGATTTATAATATGTATGCAATGACAGCTGCCCATAAAACTCTGCCTATGAATACAATGGTTAAAGTTGAAAACCTTGACAATGGTAAATCAACAATTGTAAGAGTTAATGATAGAGGACCTTTTGTAAGCGGAAGAATAATTGACCTTTCAAATAAAGCAGCCCATGAAGTTGATATGGTGGGAAGAGGTACTGCAAATGTTAAAATTACAGTTCTTGGTTTCCATGCAAAAATTGCTCAAACAAAAGCAGAAAAAGAAGAGACTGCAACAGTTGGAAAATATTTTGTACAAGTTGGTGCATTTAGAAGATATGAAGGTGCTAAAATTACAAAAGAGAAATTTGAAGTTGCACTTGAACGAGGTTATAGTGTTATAATCAAAGAGGGAATTTATCTAGATGAACCAATCAATAGAGTTTGGGTAGCTGGATTTAGATCTGAAGAGGAAGCTAAAGATTTCAAAGACAAAAATGGTTTAAATAGTGCAATGATAATAGCTGAATAG
- a CDS encoding lytic transglycosylase domain-containing protein, with translation MKRFLVLLFSLSVYLNATLTGSNFSQRDIEVLESLDIDPTYITDYRLQVVYSQLQSKINVEHYIQKFNDASIFLPRIKEILKEEGIPDAFIYMAMAESNFTIDARSNARATGLWQFMYETGRRYGLKVNTYVDERMDLVKSTRAAAKYLKALHNRFGKWYLAAIAYNCGEGRVVEALTRAMLDLYVQKNPDMKNDDKIRAYRAVIRAYQTRRAKFSQLKEIYNEVKKYNIDPELEYLLREQSQVNREYLPQESRRYIRKIVALGMINSQNFMKFDENSHILNMGIAKTIATVPVKGGLHLKNIAKVMDMSYEELLSLNKHIKQSIIPPMEKSYTINIPYNKLTMFNQNSSSIEDTKYAIHIVKTGDTLYAISRRYKVPVSLIKEYNKLKTSFLALKQKIVLPIPKDMVGKVEFNTYNDTKAKNYIVKIGDSLSSIAKKYNMDVKKIMKDNNLKTTFLKIGDKIVIR, from the coding sequence TTGAAGAGATTTTTAGTACTACTTTTTTCACTTTCAGTTTATCTAAACGCAACATTAACCGGTTCAAATTTTTCACAAAGAGACATCGAAGTTTTAGAATCACTTGATATAGACCCCACGTATATTACTGATTATAGATTACAAGTAGTCTATTCTCAACTACAAAGCAAAATCAACGTAGAGCACTATATTCAAAAATTTAATGATGCTTCTATCTTTTTGCCAAGAATAAAAGAGATTTTAAAAGAAGAGGGAATTCCTGATGCTTTTATCTATATGGCAATGGCTGAATCAAACTTTACAATTGATGCAAGATCTAATGCAAGAGCAACTGGACTTTGGCAATTTATGTATGAAACAGGAAGAAGATACGGTTTAAAAGTAAATACATATGTTGATGAGAGAATGGATTTAGTAAAATCAACTAGAGCTGCAGCTAAATATTTAAAAGCTTTACACAATAGATTTGGTAAATGGTATCTAGCGGCAATTGCATACAATTGTGGTGAAGGAAGAGTTGTTGAAGCTCTTACAAGAGCAATGTTAGATTTGTATGTACAAAAAAATCCAGATATGAAGAATGATGACAAAATTAGAGCTTATAGAGCTGTAATCAGAGCTTATCAAACAAGAAGAGCAAAATTTTCTCAACTAAAAGAGATATATAATGAAGTTAAAAAATATAATATTGATCCAGAATTGGAATATCTTTTAAGGGAACAATCACAAGTAAATAGAGAGTATTTACCCCAGGAAAGTAGAAGATATATTAGAAAAATCGTTGCATTAGGGATGATAAATTCACAAAATTTTATGAAATTTGATGAAAACTCACATATTTTAAATATGGGTATAGCAAAAACTATTGCTACTGTTCCTGTAAAAGGTGGCTTACATCTAAAAAATATTGCAAAAGTTATGGATATGTCATATGAAGAATTATTAAGTTTAAATAAGCATATTAAACAATCTATTATTCCTCCTATGGAAAAGAGTTATACAATAAATATTCCATATAATAAATTGACTATGTTTAATCAAAATAGCAGCTCTATTGAAGATACCAAATATGCAATTCATATTGTAAAAACTGGTGATACTTTGTATGCAATTTCAAGAAGATATAAAGTTCCAGTAAGTTTAATAAAAGAGTATAACAAACTAAAAACAAGTTTTTTAGCTCTTAAGCAAAAAATTGTATTACCAATACCAAAAGATATGGTTGGTAAAGTTGAATTTAATACTTATAATGATACAAAAGCAAAAAATTATATAGTTAAAATTGGAGACTCATTATCTTCAATTGCAAAAAAATATAATATGGATGTTAAAAAGATTATGAAAGACAATAATTTAAAAACAACGTTTTTAAAAATAGGGGATAAAATTGTTATTAGATAG
- a CDS encoding TatD family hydrolase, whose protein sequence is MIIDTHCHLDNEQYYEDIDEVIQRALEHNIKGFLIPGADFKDLPQAIKLAEKYEQIFFSVGIHPYDIDKYDEKIMQEFVTHPKCIAIGECGLDYYRLPEDEKEKEENIKKQKEVFIAQIEFAKKVKKPLIVHIREASNDSKQILEKYGAKEVGGVLHCYNASEHLLSLAEDNFYFGIGGVLTFKNARKLVEILPKIPLEKLIIETDGPYLTPHPHRGKRNEPYYTIFVAQKMAELLNLSQEEIENLTTNNAKTLFKQFSNII, encoded by the coding sequence ATAATAATAGACACCCATTGTCACTTAGACAACGAACAATATTATGAAGATATTGATGAAGTAATACAAAGAGCCTTAGAACATAATATTAAAGGCTTTTTAATACCTGGAGCAGATTTTAAAGATTTGCCTCAGGCTATAAAACTTGCAGAAAAATATGAACAAATATTTTTTTCTGTTGGAATCCATCCTTATGATATTGATAAATATGATGAAAAAATAATGCAAGAGTTTGTTACTCATCCAAAATGTATTGCAATTGGTGAGTGTGGACTTGACTACTATAGACTTCCCGAAGATGAAAAAGAAAAAGAAGAAAATATAAAGAAACAAAAAGAGGTTTTTATTGCTCAAATTGAGTTTGCAAAAAAAGTCAAAAAACCATTGATTGTTCATATTAGAGAGGCATCAAATGACTCTAAACAGATTTTAGAAAAGTATGGTGCAAAAGAGGTTGGGGGAGTTTTACACTGCTATAATGCAAGTGAACATTTACTCTCTTTAGCTGAAGATAATTTTTATTTTGGGATTGGTGGAGTATTAACTTTTAAAAATGCAAGAAAACTTGTGGAGATTTTACCAAAAATTCCCCTTGAAAAATTGATTATAGAGACTGATGGTCCATACTTAACTCCACATCCTCACAGAGGGAAAAGGAATGAACCCTATTACACTATTTTTGTAGCTCAAAAGATGGCAGAACTTCTAAATTTATCCCAAGAAGAGATTGAAAACCTTACCACAAATAATGCGAAAACCCTATTTAAGCAGTTTTCTAATATTATTTAG
- the hslU gene encoding ATP-dependent protease ATPase subunit HslU codes for MELTPKQIVKYLDDYIIGQDSAKKTIALALRNRYRRMNVGPELREEIMPKNILMIGSTGVGKTEIARRLAKMMGLPFIKVEASKYTEVGFVGRDVESMIRDLVYESINLVTREFEDKIKDKIDGEVNRQIIEILVPSLPEGATQSAKESFIKTYNKMEEKLLNGELDERKIEIEVPKKTHVEIIDSSIPMDMTSMQESLNKMLGGLNKEKIKKEVTIKDAKILLKEVASDKLLDKEAIKIEAIKRAENGGIIFLDEIDKIATSSKSQNQDPSKEGVQRDLLPIVEGSIVHTKFGQVKTDHVLFIAAGAFHVSKPSDLLPELQGRFPLRVELDNLDEEALYKILTNTKNSLLRQYQALLKVEDVELEFTDEAIRAFAKYSVSANEKTEDIGARRLHTVIEKVIEDISFEADEKAGEKVIITKELVEEKLDEIIENEDTARYIL; via the coding sequence ATGGAATTAACACCAAAGCAAATTGTTAAGTATTTAGATGATTATATAATTGGGCAAGATAGTGCCAAAAAAACAATTGCCCTTGCTTTGAGAAATAGATACAGAAGAATGAATGTAGGTCCAGAACTAAGAGAAGAGATTATGCCAAAAAATATTCTTATGATTGGTAGTACTGGAGTTGGTAAAACAGAGATTGCTAGAAGACTTGCAAAAATGATGGGTCTACCATTTATTAAAGTTGAAGCTTCAAAATATACGGAAGTAGGTTTTGTTGGTCGAGATGTTGAGTCTATGATTAGAGATTTAGTTTATGAATCAATAAATCTAGTAACAAGAGAGTTTGAAGATAAAATAAAAGATAAAATTGATGGTGAAGTAAATAGACAGATTATTGAAATTCTTGTTCCATCTCTTCCTGAGGGAGCAACACAGAGTGCAAAAGAGTCTTTTATAAAAACTTACAACAAAATGGAAGAGAAACTTTTAAATGGTGAGCTTGACGAAAGAAAAATAGAGATTGAAGTTCCTAAAAAAACCCATGTAGAGATTATTGATTCTTCAATTCCTATGGATATGACCTCTATGCAAGAGAGCCTTAATAAAATGCTTGGTGGCTTAAATAAAGAGAAGATAAAAAAAGAAGTAACCATAAAAGATGCAAAAATTCTTTTAAAAGAGGTTGCAAGTGATAAACTTCTTGATAAAGAGGCAATTAAAATAGAAGCGATTAAAAGAGCTGAAAATGGAGGGATTATCTTCCTTGATGAGATTGATAAAATTGCAACAAGTTCAAAAAGCCAAAATCAAGACCCAAGTAAAGAGGGTGTTCAAAGGGATCTACTTCCAATTGTTGAAGGAAGTATAGTTCATACAAAATTTGGTCAAGTAAAAACAGACCATGTTCTTTTTATAGCTGCTGGAGCATTTCATGTTTCTAAACCTTCTGATTTACTTCCAGAGCTTCAAGGAAGGTTTCCTTTAAGAGTAGAATTGGACAATTTAGATGAAGAAGCTTTATATAAAATTTTAACAAATACTAAAAATTCTCTTTTAAGACAATATCAGGCACTCTTAAAAGTAGAAGATGTTGAGTTGGAGTTTACTGATGAAGCCATAAGAGCCTTTGCAAAATATTCTGTGTCTGCAAATGAAAAGACAGAAGATATTGGAGCAAGAAGACTTCATACAGTTATTGAAAAAGTGATAGAAGATATATCTTTTGAAGCAGATGAAAAGGCTGGAGAAAAAGTTATTATTACTAAAGAACTAGTTGAAGAGAAGCTTGATGAGATTATAGAAAATGAGGATACAGCAAGATATATTTTATAA
- the hslV gene encoding ATP-dependent protease subunit HslV, translating to MFEATTILAYKGQGQAVIGGDGQVTFGNAVLKGNATKIRRLYKDQILAGFAGSTADAFNLFDMFEGHLESCKGDLLKAVVAFSKEWRKDKVLRRLEAMMIVLNKNHIFILSGTGDVVEPEDGSIASIGSGGNFAISAARALAKHSNLKPVDLVKESLMIAGELCIYTNQNIKILEIED from the coding sequence ATGTTTGAAGCAACTACGATACTTGCCTATAAAGGGCAAGGACAAGCTGTAATTGGTGGAGATGGTCAAGTTACTTTTGGTAATGCAGTTTTAAAAGGGAATGCCACAAAAATTAGAAGACTTTATAAAGATCAAATTTTAGCAGGTTTTGCAGGAAGTACAGCAGATGCTTTTAATCTATTTGATATGTTTGAAGGACATTTAGAATCTTGTAAAGGTGATTTGCTTAAAGCAGTTGTTGCTTTTTCAAAAGAGTGGAGAAAAGATAAAGTTTTAAGACGTCTTGAAGCTATGATGATAGTTTTAAATAAAAATCATATTTTTATTCTTTCAGGTACTGGTGACGTAGTTGAGCCAGAAGATGGAAGTATTGCTTCAATAGGAAGTGGTGGGAATTTTGCTATTTCTGCCGCAAGAGCTTTAGCTAAACACTCAAACTTAAAACCTGTAGATTTAGTAAAAGAGTCTTTAATGATTGCAGGTGAATTATGTATATATACAAATCAAAATATTAAAATATTAGAGATAGAGGATTAA
- the rplI gene encoding 50S ribosomal protein L9 gives MKVLLIKEVKGTGKAGEVKEVKDGYGKNFLIAKGFALHATQEVLDNYKEEQRIKAEQEAKEIAQAKELAQKLDSTKLTISHKVGANGHLIGSVTSKEISEALQEQFGIEVDKKAITLKDKIKSVGIVEVDCKLGHSVHANLKVDIIGVE, from the coding sequence ATGAAAGTTTTATTGATTAAAGAGGTAAAAGGTACTGGTAAAGCTGGTGAAGTAAAAGAGGTAAAAGATGGATATGGTAAAAATTTTTTAATTGCAAAAGGTTTTGCTCTTCATGCCACACAAGAGGTACTTGATAATTATAAAGAGGAACAAAGAATAAAAGCAGAGCAAGAGGCTAAAGAGATTGCCCAAGCAAAAGAGTTAGCTCAAAAATTAGATTCAACAAAACTTACTATTTCACATAAAGTTGGTGCAAATGGACATTTAATAGGTTCAGTTACAAGTAAAGAGATTAGTGAAGCCTTACAAGAACAATTTGGAATCGAAGTAGATAAAAAAGCAATTACTCTAAAAGATAAAATAAAATCAGTGGGAATTGTAGAAGTTGATTGTAAATTAGGTCACTCTGTACATGCAAATTTAAAAGTTGACATTATCGGAGTTGAATAA
- a CDS encoding MFS transporter — protein MSSKSKIDSIYEKLVDEEDARVCKAIDEKACKVVPGNFLLTIISYFFNKLADSVSNTKVVLPWIMQSLNVPLYLIAFLVPIRESGSLLPQLIIAAYIRKMPIRKNVWVLGAFLQAFSMIGIGVVAFTLEGIMAGYMIILLLVIFSLARGLSSVAAKDVVGKTIPKTRRGALNGWSGSVAGVLVVLLGGYFIINGEKPFSPSNFGVLLTFAGIFWLLAGIVYSKIVEYEGETEGGGNAAVVAFKKLSILKTDKPFRLFVITRALFLCSVLSAPFYVVLAQKHLGSNSYLLGMFILSSGMASLLSAPIWGKFSDVSSRKVMIIGASICTVFGFLIFFMDLLFSSLLSVIWIMPLFYFFLSIGYEGIRIGRKTYLVDLAEGNKRTDYVAVSNTLIGIILLFSGFIGTLNTSLGVAGIILFLSLIGLLGIYLALKLPEVED, from the coding sequence ATGTCCTCTAAATCTAAGATTGACTCAATCTATGAAAAACTTGTTGATGAAGAAGATGCAAGAGTTTGTAAAGCTATAGATGAAAAAGCTTGTAAAGTTGTTCCAGGAAATTTTCTACTTACCATAATAAGTTACTTTTTTAATAAGTTAGCAGATTCAGTATCAAATACTAAAGTTGTTTTACCTTGGATTATGCAAAGTTTAAATGTTCCTTTATATCTTATAGCTTTTTTGGTTCCTATCCGCGAATCTGGTTCATTACTTCCTCAGCTTATAATTGCAGCATATATTAGAAAAATGCCCATAAGGAAAAATGTTTGGGTTCTTGGAGCTTTTCTTCAAGCATTTTCAATGATAGGAATAGGTGTAGTTGCATTTACACTAGAAGGCATTATGGCAGGATATATGATAATTTTATTGCTTGTTATCTTTAGTTTGGCAAGAGGTCTAAGTTCAGTTGCCGCAAAAGATGTAGTAGGAAAAACTATTCCTAAAACAAGAAGAGGAGCATTAAATGGTTGGTCAGGAAGTGTGGCTGGAGTATTAGTTGTACTTCTTGGTGGATATTTTATTATAAATGGAGAGAAACCTTTTTCTCCTTCAAATTTTGGGGTTTTATTGACTTTTGCAGGTATTTTTTGGCTTCTTGCTGGAATTGTTTATAGTAAAATCGTTGAATATGAAGGGGAGACTGAAGGAGGAGGTAATGCAGCTGTAGTTGCCTTTAAAAAACTCTCAATTTTAAAAACAGATAAACCTTTTAGACTTTTTGTAATAACAAGAGCACTATTTTTGTGTTCAGTTTTAAGCGCACCTTTTTATGTTGTTTTAGCTCAAAAACATCTTGGTTCAAATAGTTATCTTCTTGGAATGTTTATTCTCTCAAGTGGAATGGCTTCTCTTCTTTCTGCTCCTATTTGGGGAAAATTTTCAGATGTTTCAAGTAGAAAAGTTATGATAATTGGCGCAAGTATATGTACTGTTTTTGGATTTTTAATCTTTTTTATGGATTTGCTGTTTAGTAGTTTGCTATCAGTAATTTGGATTATGCCTCTTTTTTATTTTTTCCTTAGTATTGGTTATGAAGGGATTAGAATTGGAAGGAAAACCTATTTAGTTGATTTGGCTGAAGGTAATAAAAGAACTGATTATGTGGCTGTTAGTAATACTTTAATAGGAATAATTCTTCTTTTTAGTGGATTTATTGGAACTTTAAATACCTCTTTAGGTGTTGCTGGAATAATTTTGTTTTTATCACTTATTGGTCTTTTAGGAATATATTTAGCGCTTAAATTGCCTGAAGTAGAAGATTAA
- a CDS encoding HPP family protein: MFAIYNNNGLSFRSTVDNLYTLSTVDSIARIRNNVEEGLPKNHTSTKNKNRLYNESSIDEATEVYKSIANIDTKVEIYHIKDLMTNDVLTLTTNNTLQEAYDLMVENDIRQIPIIDDTRNIVIAMLNERDILNYILGDLEFANSTLRKTLGTFDLKEVITADPITDIRRVAKVMVDFSLTAIPIVDQNDKLLGIVSRANILKAVSNTPPLQIWG; the protein is encoded by the coding sequence ATGTTTGCAATTTACAACAATAATGGATTGAGTTTTAGAAGTACTGTTGACAATCTTTATACTTTATCTACAGTTGATTCTATTGCAAGGATTAGAAATAATGTGGAAGAGGGGCTTCCTAAAAACCATACATCTACAAAAAATAAGAACAGACTCTATAATGAATCTTCAATAGATGAAGCAACAGAAGTTTATAAGAGTATTGCAAATATTGATACAAAAGTTGAAATCTATCATATAAAAGATTTAATGACAAATGATGTATTAACATTAACAACCAATAATACTCTGCAAGAGGCATATGATTTAATGGTTGAAAATGATATTAGGCAAATTCCTATTATTGATGATACAAGAAATATTGTTATTGCAATGCTTAATGAAAGAGATATTTTAAATTATATTTTGGGCGATTTAGAGTTTGCAAACTCTACTCTTAGAAAAACTTTAGGCACTTTTGATTTAAAAGAGGTAATAACAGCTGATCCAATAACAGATATTAGAAGAGTTGCAAAAGTAATGGTTGATTTTAGTTTAACAGCAATACCTATTGTTGATCAAAATGATAAACTTTTAGGAATTGTATCAAGAGCAAATATATTAAAAGCAGTTTCTAATACTCCTCCTCTTCAAATTTGGGGATAA
- a CDS encoding recombinase family protein has translation MSKIFSFVRVNNNNEGYTEAQVKALSNYKNKNNISIYKEIEIEINTPHDEKNMLEFLKSCEKSSTLLVYDLNVFGRTIETILEIVKFLLSNKIRIIVIKQNLDLIDDKDMLTQMILGVISMTVNLEKDLMSLRTKEALTAKKLNGESLGKPKGTIQKSKFDKQRDKIEELLAVGLSVRKIAKLLGYNNHIGLNNYVKKRKIRHNLPNTLDIAS, from the coding sequence ATGTCAAAAATATTCAGTTTTGTAAGAGTAAATAACAATAATGAAGGTTACACAGAGGCTCAAGTTAAAGCCTTATCAAACTACAAAAATAAAAACAACATCTCAATTTACAAAGAGATAGAAATTGAGATAAATACTCCCCATGATGAAAAAAATATGTTGGAATTTTTAAAGAGTTGTGAAAAGTCTTCTACTCTTTTAGTTTATGACTTAAATGTATTTGGTAGAACAATAGAGACGATTTTAGAAATTGTGAAGTTTCTTTTATCGAATAAAATTAGAATAATTGTAATAAAACAAAATCTTGATTTAATTGATGATAAAGATATGTTAACTCAGATGATTCTTGGTGTTATATCAATGACAGTAAATTTGGAAAAAGATTTAATGAGTCTTAGAACAAAAGAAGCACTTACTGCTAAAAAATTAAATGGTGAGAGTTTAGGTAAACCAAAAGGAACAATTCAAAAATCTAAATTTGATAAACAAAGAGACAAGATTGAAGAGTTATTAGCTGTAGGTTTATCTGTTAGAAAAATTGCTAAACTTTTAGGTTATAATAATCATATTGGATTAAACAATTATGTTAAAAAAAGAAAAATTAGACATAATTTGCCTAATACACTAGATATAGCTAGTTGA
- a CDS encoding UbiX family flavin prenyltransferase, with product MRLVVAITGSSGAKLGLKFIQNLPQEIEVFVVVSKSAKKALKIEENIDIKNLFKSKENIKFYKENQIDAPIASGSFKTDKMIILPCSMNTLAKCAVGISDNLITRAFTVMLKEKRDIVLAPREMPFSAIALENMHKLSLLGAVIAPPVLAYYSKQESLEEMEKFMIGKWFDILKIEHNLYERWN from the coding sequence GTGAGATTAGTTGTAGCTATAACTGGTTCTAGCGGTGCCAAACTTGGATTAAAATTTATACAAAATCTGCCACAAGAGATTGAAGTTTTTGTAGTAGTATCAAAAAGTGCAAAAAAAGCCCTAAAAATCGAAGAAAATATTGATATAAAAAATTTATTTAAATCAAAAGAAAATATTAAATTCTATAAAGAGAATCAAATAGATGCGCCCATAGCTTCTGGTTCTTTTAAAACTGATAAAATGATTATCCTGCCTTGTTCCATGAATACTTTAGCAAAATGTGCTGTAGGTATATCTGATAATTTAATTACAAGAGCTTTTACAGTTATGTTAAAAGAAAAAAGAGATATAGTATTAGCTCCTAGAGAGATGCCCTTTTCAGCTATTGCTTTAGAGAATATGCATAAGTTGTCTCTATTGGGAGCTGTTATTGCTCCCCCTGTTTTAGCCTATTATTCAAAGCAAGAGAGCCTTGAAGAGATGGAGAAGTTTATGATAGGGAAATGGTTTGATATACTTAAAATAGAACATAATTTATATGAAAGATGGAATTAA
- the coaD gene encoding pantetheine-phosphate adenylyltransferase, whose amino-acid sequence MQNNENITTTYKKAIYSGTFDPITNGHMDIIKRATNIFDEVIIAVAKSETKAPMFSHERRVDFAKAATENMPSVRVIGFDTLLVDFATNMGINTIIRGLRAVSDFEYELQMGYANSSINKKIETLYLMPTLENAFVSSTIVREIIRFNGKFEHLVPKKVIECM is encoded by the coding sequence ATGCAAAATAATGAAAATATTACAACAACATATAAAAAAGCTATATATAGTGGTACTTTTGACCCTATAACAAATGGTCATATGGATATTATAAAAAGAGCTACAAATATCTTCGATGAAGTAATTATTGCAGTTGCAAAAAGTGAAACAAAGGCTCCTATGTTCAGCCATGAAAGAAGGGTTGACTTTGCAAAAGCTGCAACTGAGAATATGCCTTCTGTTAGAGTAATCGGTTTTGATACACTCCTAGTTGATTTTGCTACAAATATGGGTATAAATACAATTATTAGGGGACTTAGAGCTGTATCTGATTTTGAATATGAACTACAAATGGGATATGCAAACTCATCAATTAATAAAAAAATAGAGACTCTTTATTTAATGCCTACATTGGAAAATGCCTTTGTCTCTTCAACAATTGTAAGAGAAATTATTAGATTTAATGGGAAGTTTGAACACTTAGTCCCTAAAAAGGTTATAGAATGTATGTAG